One Branchiostoma lanceolatum isolate klBraLanc5 chromosome 18, klBraLanc5.hap2, whole genome shotgun sequence DNA window includes the following coding sequences:
- the LOC136424741 gene encoding ovoinhibitor-like, with translation MASRTFLLCTFSLLVAGSAAMVLREELLAVADCYKIGCPRIYDPVCGSDGKTYSSPCRFRQAACILSETDPKAPELTTVHKGDCNPEPAPAIEQQQADTDDVNTCYQTFCTFIYMPVCGSDGKTYPNDCVFKQAVCALSAADASAELTVVSQGQCPETEDDKSAKAKKEEQQQQQDEVMDITTCYSIACPRMYAPVCGTDGKTYSNICVLAKAACVVSVEDPAGPELSIDHKGACGSTNEELVPQLIETKPKKEQKEEEVAKKEEQQQQQEEVVDITTCQTIVCPRMYLPVCGSDGKTYPNLCLLAKAACIASVENPAGPELTIDSKGACDSTGEPEPVPQLIETKPKKEQKEEEEVAKKEEQQQQEEEEVVDIETCKSIACPRLYLPVCGSDGKTYPNLCLLAKVACVASVENPSGPELTIDSKGECGTTDTVPQLIETKPKKEQNEEEKDEVAKKEEKEEVAKMEEQQQQQEEDLDITTCNSIACPRLYLPICGSDGKTYPNFCLLAKAACVANELTIGHKGACDEEPAQVPQLIASKPKMEQQQQEQEEPAVTTCFKPGCPRIYMPVCGSDGKTYSNTCLFQQAACASTMADPSAPELTIVSKGTCDDQEGQQQRNKLQKAIDDVAHLLRQMEEEEEPRQEQQQQTDDPILACLEQVCGRKYLPVCASDGKTYTNSCLMDQASCVLSAIQSDAPAITAEYIGECGNPWPVES, from the exons GAAGCGCCGCCATGGTCCTCCGTGAGGAACTGCTGGCGGTTGCGGACTGCTACAAGATAGGATGTCCCCGTATCTACGACCCGGTCTGCGGCAGTGACGGCAAGACCTATTCGAGCCCCTGCCGCTTCAGACAGGCAGCCTGCATCCTCAG tgaAACCGATCCAAAAGCACCGGAGCTTACCACAGTTCATAAGGGAGACTGCAATCCTGAGCCAGCCCCTGCAATTGAGCAACAACAGGCCGACACCGATGACGTCAACACCTGTTACCAGACATTCTGTACCTTTATCTACATGCCGGTTTGCGGCAGCGACGGCAAAACTTACCCCAACGACTGTGTGTTCAAACAGGCGGTGTGTGCCCTCAG TGCGGCAGATGCTTCAGCCGAACTTACAGTAGTAAGCCAGGGTCAGTGTCCGGAAACCGAAGACGACAAAAGCGCCAAGGCTAAGAAAGAggagcagcaacaacaacaggatGAGGTGATGGATATTACGACATGCTACTCCATTGCATGTCCCCGGATGTACGCCCCGGTTTGCGGCACTGACGGAAAGACCTACtcaaacatctgtgtgttgGCGAAGGCAGCCTGTGTGGTCAG TGTGGAGGACCCAGCCGGACCAGAACTCAGCATCGACCACAAGGGCGCTTGTGGCTCTACTAACGAGGAACTCGTCCCACAACTTATCGAGACCAAGCCCAAGAAGGagcaaaaagaagaagaagttgcCAAGAAGgaagaacaacaacagcaacaggaGGAGGTCGTGGATATCACGACATGCCAGACTATCGTATGTCCCCGGATGTACTTGCCGGTTTGCGGCAGTGATGGAAAGACATACCCGAACCTCTGCCTCTTGGCTAAGGCTGCGTGTATTGCTAG TGTCGAGAACCCTGCCGGACCAGAACTCACCATTGACAGCAAGGGCGCGTGTGACTCCACTGGCGAACCCGAACCAGTTCCTCAGTTGATTGAGACCAAGCccaagaaagaacaaaaagaagaagaagaagttgccaagaaagaagaacagcaacaacaagaagaagaagaggttgTGGATATTGAGACGTGCAAGTCTATCGCATGTCCCCGGTTGTACTTGCCAGTTTGCGGCAGTGACGGGAAGACCTATCCGAACCTCTGTCTATTGGCCAAAGTAGCCTGTGTCGCCAG TGTCGAGAACCCGTCAGGACCCGAGCTCACCATTGACAGTAAGGGCGAGTGTGGTACCACAGATACCGTCCCACAGTTGATTGAGACGAAACCCAAAAAGGAACAAAACGAAGAAGAAAAGGATGAGGTTgccaagaaagaagaaaaggaagaagttGCCAAGATGGAAgagcaacagcagcagcaagAAGAGGACCTTGATATTACGACGTGCAACTCCATCGCATGTCCTCGGCTGTACTTGCCGATTTGCGGCAGtgacgggaagacatacccgaaCTTCTGCCTCTTGGCTAAGGCAGCCTGTGTGGCCAA TGAACTTACCATCGGCCATAAGGGTGCGTGTGACGAGGAACCCGCACAGGTCCCACAGTTGATTGCATCCAAGCCCAAgatggaacaacaacaacaagaacaggaGGAGCCTGCTGTTACGACATGCTTCAAACCGGGCTGTCCCCGGATCTACATGCCAGTTTGCGGCAGTGACGGAAAGACTTACTCcaacacctgtctgtttcagcAAGCCGCATGCGCTAGCAC GATGGCGGATCCCTCCGCGCCTGAGCTGACGATCGTCAGTAAGGGAACATGTGATGATCAGGAGGGGCAACAGCAACGGAACAAACTACAGAAGGCCATCG ATGACGTGGCCCACCTCTTACGCCagatggaagaagaagaagagccaCGTCaggagcagcagcagcagaccGATGACCCTATCCTGGCGTGTCTGGAGCAGGTGTGCGGGAGGAAGTACCTACCGGTGTGCGCCAGCGACGGGAAGACTTACACCAACAGCTGCCTCATGGACCAAGCCAGCTGCGTTCTCAG tgcCATCCAGTCCGATGCCCCTGCGATCACCGCCGAGTACATTGGGGAGTGCGGTAACCCCTGGCCTGTGGAGTCATGA
- the LOC136424773 gene encoding follistatin-like, giving the protein MAVSLVMILVFLAAGCQAKSVAKPKRQSLSEEGWYQAGCLNHMGCGITVDGPFCASNGQTYHNHCAFLTAACIWPYQYPEDPPVVFEHDGRCDSARTQDYHQKRQALTDEPWFQAGCLDYVFECHMSGTEGPFCASNGVTYHNPCAFQSVACIWP; this is encoded by the exons ATGGCGGTCTCACTTGTGATGATCCTTGTCTTTCTGGCAGCAG GCTGCCAGGCCAAGTCCGTTGCCAAGCCGAAGCGCCAGTCGCTGTCGGAGGAAGGCTGGTATCAGGCCGGCTGTCTCAACCACATGGGCTGCGGGATCACCGTGGACGGACCCTTCTGCGCAAGTAACGGTCAGACGTACCACAACCACTGCGCCTTCCTGACCGCCGCATGCATCTGGCC ATACCAGTATCCAGAAGACCCACCTGTTGTGTTTGAGCATGACGGCAGATGCG ACTCGGCCCGGACGCAGGACTACCACCAGAAGCGGCAGGCCCTAACAGACGAGCCTTGGTTCCAGGCGGGGTGTCTTGACTACGTCTTCGAGTGTCACATGAGCGGCACGGAGGGTCCGTTCTGCGCCAGCAACGGCGTGACGTACCACAACCCCTGCGCCTTCCAGAGCGTCGCATGCATCTGGCCGTAA